A portion of the Myripristis murdjan chromosome 13, fMyrMur1.1, whole genome shotgun sequence genome contains these proteins:
- the ostn gene encoding osteocrin: MLGCVLLSCLLSVSVDALRVRQELPQYIDRAVSGSLSSLQSHSAEEKTGKELTAKLLLLDHLVKMENDVVEPKRKRSFPGNNTPLDRLSISPMEPKQGSNKQRKAAEMPRRRVSPPIDRIGVSRLPGSQG, from the exons atGCTGGGCTGCGTGCTGCTGTcctgcctgctgtctgtcagCGTGGACGCTCTGAGAGTCAGACAGGAGCTTCCTCAG TACATAGACCGGGCCGTGTCGGGGTCTCTGTCCAGCCTTCAGTCCCACTCTGCAGAGGAGAAGACAGGGAAGGAGCTAACAGCtaagctcctcctcctggacCACCTGGTGAAAATGGAGAATGACGTCGTGGAgcccaagaggaagaggagtttCCCTGGCAACAACACGCCGCTGGACCGCCTGTCAATCAGCCCCATGGAGCCCAAACAGGGATCGAACAAGCAGAG gaaggCAGCGGAGATGCCGCGGCGACGGGTCAGTCCACCCATCGACAGGATCGGTGTCAGTCGTCTACCCGGCAGCCAAGGatag